In Deltaproteobacteria bacterium CG11_big_fil_rev_8_21_14_0_20_42_23, one genomic interval encodes:
- a CDS encoding IS5/IS1182 family transposase, whose translation IFSRFEKLDIMFIGFILFVLIVEGLK comes from the coding sequence GTATCTTCAGTCGCTTTGAAAAGCTCGACATCATGTTCATTGGCTTTATTCTTTTCGTGCTTATCGTGGAGGGTCTTAAATAG